A DNA window from Rhineura floridana isolate rRhiFlo1 chromosome 11, rRhiFlo1.hap2, whole genome shotgun sequence contains the following coding sequences:
- the LOC133367970 gene encoding olfactory receptor 14A16-like, whose translation MPNQTSVTEFLLLEFSNTRELQLLHFATFLLIYLTALVGNILIITTVALDHHLHSPMYFFLANLSFLDISYISVTIPKSMVNALINSRLISYSGCVAQVYLVITFADAELFLLTAMAYDRYAAICYPLHYRVVMNWNVCGEMAAGCWVGSMLYSVVHTTNTFRLSFCQSNIIGQFFCDVPQLLKISCSDTRVNDTLMFVLGYSLASICFSIIFVSYVYIFSTVLKIPSFKGRYKAFSTCLPHLVIVCLFLGTGAFTYTRPRSASSVGRDLVAAVIYSVVPPLINPIIYSLRNKELKGGLRKLIKNLKVPTSKLISHSVLSGSLKKISLQSPAQ comes from the coding sequence ATGCCCAATCAAACGTCTGTGACTGAATTCCTGCTTCTGGAATTTTCGAACACTCGGGAGCTGCAGCTCCTTCATTTTgccacatttcttctaatatacctGACAGCTCTGGTAGGAAATATTCTCATCATTACAACTGTAGCCCTTGATCACCACCTTCACTCCCCTATGTACTTCTTCCTTGCAAACCTTTCCTTTCTTGACATTTCCTACATCTCTgtcaccatccccaaatctatgGTGAATGCCTTGATCAACTCCAGACTGATCTCTTACTCAGGGTGCGTTGCCCAGGTCTACTTGGTCATCACTTTTGCAGATGCAGAATTGTTCTTACTCACAGCAATGGCTTATGATCGCTATGCTGCCATCTGCTACCCATTGCATTACAGGGTGGTCATGAACTGGAATGTGTGTGGCGAAATGGCAGCTGGTTGCTGGGTTGGTAGCATGCTCTATTCTGTTGTGCATACGACTAATACATTCAGGTTATCCTTCTGTCAGTCCAACATCATTGGCCAGTTTTTCTGTGATGTCCCACAACTATTGAAGATATCTTGTTCAGATACACGTGTCAATGATACCTTAATGTTTGTCCTGGGTTATTCATTGGCATCTATATGCTTTTCTATAATATTTGTTTCCTATGTGTACATCTTTTCCACTGTGCTAAAGATCCCTTCTTTCAAAGGAAGATACAAAGCCTTTTCTACCTGCCTTCCACACCTGGTGATTGTCTGTTTATTTCTGGGCACTGGAGCTTTTACTTATACAAGGCCAAGATCAGCATCCTCAGTTGGTCGAGATCTTGTAGCTGCTGTCATCTATTCTGTGGTGCCTCCATTGATAAATCCAATCATTTACAGTCTACGGAACAAAGAACTAAAAGGGGGCTTgagaaaattaattaaaaaccttaAAGTCCCTACATCAAAACTTATTTCTCACAGTGTGCTATCTGGTagcttaaaaaaaatatctctgcaatctcctgccCAGTGA
- the LOC133367969 gene encoding olfactory receptor 6B1-like, with protein sequence MDYKNKSEVREFILLGFPTTMELQVLLFVVFLIAYILTLLENTIIITVIKINPLLNKPMYFFLSNLSFLETWYICVIIPKLLVNFLVEKKTISFEGCMTQLYFFSSLICTECVLLAVMAYDRYVAICNPLRYPTIMTQHLCMQLAVGSWLIGFSASMLKVVFISRLPFCGPNIINHFFCDISPLLNMACEDMTVAEIVDFVLALIILLVPLSVTIVSYVCIIGTIMRIPTVQGRKKAFSTCAAHLTVVTIFFSATLFMYARPKRIQPYNLNKLVSVIYTIVTPMLNPFIYCLRNQEVKGALKKAFCSRSALPKISVPLTNAEWVR encoded by the coding sequence ATGGACTATAAGAATAAGAGTGAGGTCCGGGAATTCATCTTACTTGGCTTTCCAACCACCATGGAACTACAAGTCCTTCTATTTGTGGTGTTCCTTATAGCCTACATCCTGACACTCCTGGAGAACACAATTATCATTACTGTGATCAAAATCAACCCTCTGCTTAACAAACCCATGTATTTCTTCCTCAGCAACCTCTCCTTCCTGGAGACATGGTACATCTGTGTTATCATCCCAAAGCTGTTGGTCAACTTCCTGGTGGAAAAGAAGACCATCTCATTTGAAGGGTGCATGACACAGCTCTACTTTTTCAGCTCCCTCATATGTACAGAATGTGTTCTTCTGGCTGTAATGGCATATGATAGATATGTGGCCATCTGTAATCCACTGCGCTATCCGACCATTATGACCCAGCACCTCTGTATGCAGCTAGCAGTAGGCTCATGGCTAATTGGCTTCTCGGCCTCAATGCTGAAGGTTGTCTTTATATCTCGCCTACCTTTCTGTGGCCCTAACATCATCAACCACTTCTTCTGTGACATTTCACCCTTGCTAAACATGGCTTGTGAGGATATGACAGTGGCTGAAATAGTGGACTTTGTATTGGCCTTGATAATTCTGTTGGTCCCACTCTCAGTTACTATAGTTTCCTATGTGTGTATCATAGGCACCATTATGCGTATTCCCACTGTCCAGGGCCGGAAGAAAGCCTTCTCTACTTGTGCTGCTCACCTCACTGTGGTCACCATCTTCTTCTCAGCCACTCTCTTCATGTATGCACGACCAAAGAGGATCCAGCCTTACAATCTCAACAAATTGGTTTCTGTTATATACACCATTGTCACTCCAATGCTGAACCCTTTCATCTACTGTCTGAGAAATCAAGAAGTCAAGGGAGCTTTAAAGAAAGCTTTCTGTAGCAGAAGTGCCCTCCCCAAAATCTCAGTGCCACTCACTAATGCTGAATGGGTCAgatag